A genomic window from Gallus gallus isolate bGalGal1 chromosome 33, bGalGal1.mat.broiler.GRCg7b, whole genome shotgun sequence includes:
- the LOC107049262 gene encoding vegetative cell wall protein gp1-like isoform X4, which yields MARVWGATAPTRLALLLLLMAMCSQKTCAAPWRASGTDDDIGALYPNDWVNIAFVPQGKPRGAGGVEWDPASQLSSMPEAPATPMGPERRKEALGKGKYPQRLSHILKKIMKEKAAHVLSEPREAQHNRIYDPFLKNPGVDGEGRAKAEQIKATQKYYLELAAAVPVSLLLGMILCCLLIWRWRQRNQRLAAADEARDDSSSSSSESDEQPAHLEGPKRQTWWQPPVWGRPAHLLQDTTRAAPARLDSSQAQLPPPRPPRPTGLGSTSRGMRNRPSSPRTHRASAQPPRPPPPSFRGRKEPARGGGLRSSAGTETTAPRQMSNRPSSPRPPTPPPRPLPPPPPPSFRGRERSPQGVGSGASSSTQTTAASGKPERPSSPQPLPAPPLPSPSPPPSIRGGKQSPQSADLGKMSNRRTTTAWGKRDRSSSPPAPQAPSPPSHSPPRSFREREWRPQPPPLPSPSPPPSFKGQQRPHQHDRPGRPQAPQMPSPTPPPSSRRWEQPPQGVGSRELSKRPTTAAWGKRDRPSSPQPPRAPSSYSPPPSFRRWEWPPQSVSTGASSDTWKTTARGKQTRPSSPQYRPAPPLSSRSSPPSSRRWEHSQRAGLGTPSDIHRSTAGINRSFPGSAVPINRK from the exons ATGGCACGAGTGTGGGGGGCCACGGCCCCCACCCGCCTTGCTCTCCTCCTCCTACTGATGGCCATGTGTTCCCAGAAGACTTGTGCTGCTCCGTGGCGAGCATCAGGAAcag ATGATGACATTGGCGCTCTTTACCCAAATGACTGGGTGAATATTGCTTTTGTGCCTCAGGGGAAACCCAGAG GTGCAGGTGGAGTTGAATGGGATCCAGCTTCCCAGCTGAGCTCCATGCCAGAAGCCCCAGCAACTCCTATGG GCCCTGAGAGACGGAAAGAGGcactgggaaaaggaaaatatccgCAGAGGCTGTCCCATATCCTAAAGAAAATCATGAAGGAGAAGGCAGCACATG TGCTGTCAGAGCCCCGGGAAGCCCAACACAACAGGATCTATGATCCTTTTCTGAAGAATCCAG GTGTGGATGGTGAAGGACGTGCAAAAGCCGAGCAAATTAAAGCTACACAGAAGTACTACCTGGAACTTGCTGCAGCTGTCCCGGTTTCCCTATTGCTAGGGATGATTCTGTGCTGTCTACTTATCTGGCGATGGAGGCAGAGAAACCA GCGCCTCGCTGCAGCTGATGAAGCCCGGGATGATAGCAGCAGCTCCAGTTCAGAGTCAGATGAACAGCCTGCCCACCTCGAGGGGCCCAAAAGACAGACATGGTGGCAACCACCTGTGTGGGGACGACCTGCCCACCTGCTGCAGGACACCACCAGAGCAGCCCCTGCCAGGCTGGACAGCAGCCAGGCTCAGCTGCCCCCACCTCGGCCCCCGCGGCCCACCGGCCTGGGCTCCACATCCCGGGGGATGCGCAACAGGCCCAGCAGCCCCCGGACCCACCGGGCATCAGCACAGCCCCCCCGTCCCCCTCCACCATCCTTCAGGGGACGGAAGGAACCTGCCCGGGGTGGAGGCTTGCGGTCATCGGCCGGCACTGAAACAACGGCTCCCCGGCAGATGAGCAACAGGCCCAGCAGCCCCCGGCCACCAACGCCGCCCCCCCgacctctgcctcctcctcctccaccatcCTTCAGGGGACGGGAGCGGTCCCCTCAGGGTGTCGGCTCGGGGGCATCGTCCAGCACCCAGACAACCGCTGCCTCAGGGAAGCCTGAGAGGcccagcagccctcagcccctcccagcaccacctctgccttccccctcccctccaccaTCCATCAGGGGAGGGAAGCAATCCCCGCAGAGTGCAGACTTGGGGAAAATGTCCAACAGACGGACAACCACTGCCTGGGGGAAGCGCGACCGCTCCAGCAGCCCCCCAGCTCCCCAGGCACCGTCACCACCCTCCCATTCCCCTCCACGATCCTTCAGGGAACGGGAGTGGCGCCCCCAACCCCCTCCACTGccctctccatcccctccaCCATCCTTCAAGGGACAGCAGCGGCCCCACCAGCATGACAGACCTGGCCGCCCCCAGGCTCCCCAAATgccctcccccacccctccaccatccagcaggaggtgggagcagCCCCCCCAGGGTGTTGGCTCGCGGGAACTGTCCAAGAGACCGACCACTGCTGCCTGGGGAAAGCGTGACCGGcccagcagcccacagcccccccGGGCACCATCCTCCTACTCCCCTCCACCATCCTTCAGGAGGTGGGAGTGGCCCCCCCAGAGTGTCAGCACAGGGGCATCTTCAGACACCTGGAAAACCACTGCCAGGGGAAAACAGACCaggcccagcagcccccagtACCGCCCAGCACCACCTCTGTCCTCTCGCTCCTCTCCACCATCCAGCAGGAGGTGGGAGCACTCCCAGCGTGCGGGTTTGGGGACACCATCTGACATccacagaagcactgctggcATCAACCGGAGTTTTCCAGGCTCCGCTGTACCAATAAATAGAAAGTAG